In one window of Calypte anna isolate BGI_N300 chromosome 27, bCalAnn1_v1.p, whole genome shotgun sequence DNA:
- the LOC103539315 gene encoding membrane primary amine oxidase yields the protein MNVKTVLILLVLALATIFALVCVLLTRGRAPSPCQHQPPEQQDTGDSQSLIFADLTPEEMVQVVRYLQGHLGVQLVDASLAKPSESCIASIDVQIPPKAEVLRFLDEGGARPAREALAVLYFGNQPNPNITEYVVGPLPTPTYHRDVTVQKYGGKVPYHRRPVTAKEYSDINTLIQQELRKAPRFLTACCESDGTDLAILTTAPRGFRSGDRATWFVLFHNVAGTGYYLSPVGLEVLVEHRDLHVSRWQLHKVFYNGRYFASMGDLEKAFVDNLLEVIRIEKPPAEGVLGSMRPRHPPGSMEPLQYEPQGPRYRVQDNRVTFQGWSIAFGMNPNSGPRLFDIRYRGERIVYELSLQEALALYGSNCPGGMSTRYLDGSFGIGRFAYELVRGLDCPYTATYVDRHYLAESETPKTNQNSLCIFEHDAALPLRRHFSDSQSLYYGGLRKNTLVIRTISTLLNYDYIWDFMFHASGAVEVRVHATGYISSSFLHGRGTNYGNRVGMHTLGTMHLHHIHYKVDLDVDGQLNSVETQDMEYELVKAPWSLQNTIERPYLRRERLEKEDEAAFLLKAPLPRYLSFASPKTNKWGHPRSYRIQITSLSGEHLPTSSPMERAISWGRYQLAVTRRKEEEPTSTSIYNQNDPWTPTVAFADFINNETITNEDLVAWISVGFLHIPHAEDVPNTVTVGNGVGFFLRPYNYFDEDPSVDSPDSIYFSREQDLGVCSTNRLACPHPACAPLQPPFHYGGFLNLSLALPPNRL from the exons ATGAACGTGAAAACGGTGCTCATCCTCCTCGTTCTGGCTTTAGCCACAATATTTGCCTTAGTCTGTGTGCTGCTGACCAGAGGAAGggcccccagcccctgccagcaccagcccccagagcagcaggacacCGGTGACAGCCAGAGCCTGATCTTTGCCGACCTGACCCCCGAGGAGATGGTGCAAGTGGTGCGGTACCTGCAGGGACACCTCGGGGTGCAGCTGGTCGACGCCTCGCTTGCAAAGCCCTCCGAGAGCTGCATCGCCTCCATCGACGTCCAGATCCCCCCCAAGGCTGAGGTGCTGCGGTTCCTGGATGAGGGAGGGGCTCGTCCCGCCCGGGAGGCCTTGGCTGTGCTGTACTTTGGGAACCAGCCGAACCCCAACATCACCGAGTACGTGGTGGGGCCGCTGCCGACGCCAACGTATCACCGGGACGTGACGGTGCAGAAGTACGGGGGGAAGGTGCCGTACCACCGCAGACCTGTCACTGCCAAGGAGTACTCGGATATCAACACCCTCatccagcaggagctgaggaaggCACCGCGATTCCTCACTGCGTGCTGTGAGTCTGATGGGACTGACCTTGCCATCCTCACCACGGCGCCGCGGGGCTTTAGGTCTGGTGACCGTGCCACCTGGTTTGTCCTCTTCCACAACGTGGCTGGCACTGGCTATTACCTCTCACCggtggggctggaggtgctggtggagcaCAGGGACCTCCACGTCTCCCGTTGGCAGCTTCACAAAGTCTTCTACAATGGCCGGTACTTTGCCAGCATGGGGGATCTAGAGAAGGCGTTTGTGGACAACTTGCTGGAGGTCATCAGGATTGAGAAGCCCCCAGCTGAGGGGGTGCTGGGCTCAATGAGACCCCGGCACCCACCGGGCTCCATGGAGCCGCTGCAGTACGAGCCCCAGGGTCCCCGCTACCGTGTGCAGGACAACCGTGTCACCTTCCAGGGCTGGAGCATTGCCTTTGGCATGAACCCCAACTCTGGCCCTCGCCTCTTTGACATCAGGTACCGCGGGGAGAGGATTGTCTACGAGCTGAGTCTCCAGGAAGCCTTAGCCCTGTATGGCTCCAACTGCCCCGGGGGCATGTCCACCCGGTACCTGGATGGGAGCTTTGGCATTGGCAGGTTTGCCTACGAGCTTGTCCGTGGCCTCGACTGTCCCTACACTGCAACCTACGTGGACCGGCACTACCTGGCAGAGTCAGAgacccccaaaaccaaccaaaactcCCTCTGCATTTTTGAGCATGATGCTGCTCTCCCTCTGCGGCGCCACTTCTCTGACTCGCAGTCCCTGTACTACGGTGGGCTGCGGAAAAACACTCTGGTCATCCGTACCATCTCCACTCTCCTCAACTATGACTACATCTGGGACTTCATGTTCCACGCCAGTGGGGCTGTGGAGGTCCGGGTGCATGCCACAGGCTACAtcagctcttccttcctccaCGGCCGAGGCACAAACTACGGCAACAGGGTTGGGATGCACACACTGGGGACGATGCATCTCCACCACATCCACTACAAGGTGGACCTGGATGTTGATG GGCAGCTGAACTCTGTGGAGACCCAGGACATGGAGTACGAGCTTGTGAAAGCCCCCTGGAGCCTGCAGAACACCATCGAGCGGCCGTACCTCCgcagggagaggctggaaaaggaggatgaggcTGCATTCCTGCTCAAAGCCCCCCTGCCCCGCTACCTCTCCTTCGCCAGCCCCAAGACCAACAAGTGGGGGCACCCACGCAGCTACAGGATCCAGATCACCAGCTTGTCTGGGGAGCATctgcccaccagcagccccaTGGAGAGGGCCATCAGCTGGGGCAG GTACCAGCTGGCTGTCACCCGGAGAAAAGAGGAGGagcccaccagcaccagcatctACAACCAGAACGACCCCTGGACACCCACTGTTGCCTTTGCTGACTTCATCAACAATGAGACCATCACCAATGAG gacctggttgCCTGGATCTCTGTGGGGTTCCTGCACATCCCCCATGCTGAAGATGTCCCCAACACGGTGACCGTGGGGAATGGTGTTGGATTTTTCCTGAGGCCCTACAACTACTTCGATGAGGACCCCTCAGTGGACTCACCTGACAGCATCTACttcagcagggagcaggaccTGGGTGTGTGCAGCACCAACAGGCTGGCCTGCCCACACCCTGCCTGtgcccccctccagccccccttCCACTACGGGGGCTTCCTCAACCTCAGCCTGGCCCTACCACCCAACAGGCTCTGA
- the LOC103539314 gene encoding membrane primary amine oxidase: protein MNPKLPYILLTGAAVIIFILSCMLLSRGRQSPSCDSRPHIVEKMGSTSQSLIFADLTPEEMVQVVRYLQGHLGVQLVDASLAKPSESCIASVDVQIPPKAEVLRFLDEGGARPAREALAVLYFGNQLDPNVTEYVVGPLPTPTYHRDVTVQKYGGKVPYHRRPMLGSEYEQLEVFLKTMAFAAAPTFLKEVFEYDGTNVAFQTTAPHGFHSGDRKSWFIVFQNVSGFFVHPVGLEVLVDHSSLDISQWAVSRVFYNGQYYRDMAQLESAYVQGRIRVEKVRKVPQDGEFSSMKPRAPPAALFPLQYEPQGPRYSVRNNHVLFQAWSFAFGMSGSRGLRLFDIRHKGERVAYEISVQEALSVYGSNCPGGMSTRYMDGSFGIGRYTSPLVRGVDCPYSATYLDVHYLAHSQLPRVSKNALCIFEQNLGSPLRRHYSNLQSLYYGGLVNSALVVRSIATVGNYDYVWDFIFYQSGAIEGKVQATGYPSSSFLHGDGLRYGNRVWEHTLGMIRTHSVNYKVDLDVGGVKNSLVAHDMAFEMTRAPWSMEQQIERPRLTKKVLDTEDQAAFRLQSKMPRYIYFAANSKNKWGHQRGYRIQITSFAGDHVPEASSMEKAISWARYQLAVTRRKEKEPTSTSIYNQNDPWTPTVAFADFINNETITNEDLVAWITTGFLHIPHSEDIPNTVTVGNSVGFLLRPYNYYDLDPSIYSHDGVFFTSEQDFTSCEINPVACLPKTASCLPNFPPFTYDGFQNTSRL, encoded by the exons ATGAACCCCAAACTTCCCTACATTCTCCTGACCGGAGCTGCGGTGATCATCTTCATTCTGTCCTGCATGCTGCTGAGCCGGGGCAGGCAATCACCCAGCTGTGACTCCCGGCCCCACATTGTGGAGAAGATGGGATCCACGAGCCAGAGCCTGATCTTTGCCGACCTGACCCCCGAGGAGATGGTGCAAGTGGTGCGGTACCTGCAGGGACACCTCGGGGTGCAGCTGGTCGACGCCTCGCTTGCAAAGCCCTCTGAGAGCTGCATTGCCTCTGTCGACGTCCAGATCCCCCCCAAGGCTGAGGTGCTGCGGTTCCTGGATGAGGGGGGGGCTCGTCCCGCCCGGGAGGCCTTGGCTGTGCTGTACTTTGGGAACCAGCTGGACCCCAACGTCACCGAGTACGTGGTGGGGCCGCTGCCGACGCCAACGTATCACCGGGACGTGACGGTGCAGAAGTACGGGGGGAAGGTGCCGTACCACCGCAGACCCATGCTGGGCAGTGAGTATGAGCAGCTTGAAGTGTTCCTAAAGACGATGGCATTTGCTGCAGCCCCGACCTTCCTGAAAGAAGTGTTTGAGTATGATGGCACCAATGTGGCCTTTCAAACCACAGCCCCTCATGGGTTCCACTCTGGAGACCGTAAGTCCTGGTTCATCGTGTTTCAGAACGTCAGCGGGTTCTTTGTGCACCCggtggggctggaggtgctggtggacCACAGCAGCCTGGACATCTCCCAGTGGGCGGTGAGCAGGGTCTTCTACAACGGGCAGTACTACAGGGACATGGCTCAGCTGGAGAGCGCCTACGTGCAGGGTCGCATCAGGGTGGAGAAGGTGAGGAAAGTGCCTCAGGACGGGGAGTTCTCCTCCATGAAGCCCCGAGCGCCGCCAGCCGCCCTGTTCCCTTTGCAGTACGAGCCCCAGGGACCCCGCTACAGCGTCCGGAACAACCACGTCCTCTTCCAGGCCTGGAGCTTTGCCTTTGGGATGAGCGGGAGCAGGGGCCTGCGCCTCTTTGACATCCGACACAAGGGGGAGAGGGTGGCCTATGAGATCAGCGTCCAAGAGGCGCTGTCAGTGTACGGCTCCAACTGCCCTGGGGGGATGTCCACCAGGTACATGGACGGGAGCTTCGGCATCGGGCGCTATACCTCCCCCTTGGTGCGAGGCGTCGACTGCCCCTATTCAGCGACCTACCTGGATGTCCACTACCTGGCTCATTCCCAGCTCCCCAGAGTTAGTAAAAACGCTCTCTGCATCTTTGAGCAGAACCTGGGCTCCCCCCTGAGGCGCCACTACTCCAACTTGCAGTCTCTCTACTACGGGGGGCTGGTCAACTCTGCTCTGGTGGTTCGGTCCATCGCCACTGTGGGCAACTACGACTACGTGTGGGACTTCATCTTCTACCAGAGCGGAGCCATCGAAGGCAAGGTCCAGGCCACAGGCTACCCAAGTTCATCCTTTCTCCACGGGGATGGTCTGAGATATGGCAATAGGGTTTGGGAGCACACGCTGGGTATGATACGCACCCATTCTGTCAACTACAAAGTGGACCTGGATGTGGGAG GGGTTAAAAACTCCCTGGTTGCCCACGACATGGCATTTGAGATGACAAGGGCACCCTGGAGCATGGAGCAGCAGATAGAGCGCCCACGACTCACCAAGAAAGTCCTGGACACAGAGGACCAGGCTGCCTTCCGGCTCCAGTCAAAGATGCCCAGATACATCTACTTTGCAGCCAACAGCAAAAACAAGTGGGGTCACCAGCGTGGTTACAGGATCCAGATCACCAGTTTTGCAGGGGACCATGTCCCTGAAGCCAGCTCCATGGAGAAGGCCATCAGCTGGGCAAG GTACCAGCTGGCTGTCACCcggaggaaggagaaggagcccaccagcaccagcatctACAACCAGAATGACCCCTGGACTCCCACTGTTGCCTTCGCTGACTTCATCAACAATGAGACCATCACCAATGAG GATCTGGTTGCCTGGATAACCACCGGCTTCCTTCACATCCCACACTCTGAGGATATTCCCAACACTGTGACCGTGGGAAACTCAGTTGGCTTTCTCCTGAGACCCTACAACTACTATGACCTGGACCCCTCCATATACTCACATGATGGAGTGTTCTTCACCAGCGAGCAGGACTTCACCTCCTGTGAGATCAACCCCGTGGCATGCCTGCCCAAAACTGCCTCTTGTTTGCCAAACTTCCCCCCATTCACCTATGATGGCTTCCAAAATACGAGCAGGCTCTAA